One genomic segment of Helianthus annuus cultivar XRQ/B chromosome 14, HanXRQr2.0-SUNRISE, whole genome shotgun sequence includes these proteins:
- the LOC118486457 gene encoding uncharacterized protein LOC118486457 — MEDGDNDDAVPKVTEQIREVIAEEVGKAIENSLSGFIDKIQNTVSSVVDERIKKLEDNANLAKEKLGERKGCSYKEFMACKPPLYNGEVDPIVCQRWLSDIEGVFERTHCDTNDFVAYGTGQLRGQAKDWWDNKKKEIGSEEAKAMTWDEFKVPFLKHHSPKAVINRIKEEFIQLRQKGKSIDKITGIFLDKLRFCDELVTTEEQKARTNDSSKKQEGKSSSPSCKVCGKGHKGECRFKDKPCPICGKTGHTAALCPGKVSVCYKCYQPGHKKSECPELIGKKDDKNTLNEVPRAKARSFQLTAVEAKMEPDVVSDCKISIDDEEYSIDLIPMSMGEFHVVVGMDWLS; from the exons ATGGAGGATGGAGataatgatgatgcggtgccgAAAGTCACCGAGCAAATAAGAGAAGTGATTGCTGAAGAGGTAGGAAAAgcaatcgaaaacagtttgtcgggTTTCATCGATAAAATCCAAAACACGGTGTCATCAGTGGTGGATGAAAGAAttaagaaattggaggataatgcCAATTTAGCTAAGGAGAAATTGGGAGAGCGTAAGGGTTGCTCGTACAAAGAATTTATGGCATGCAAACCACCACTCTACAACGGAGAAGTGGATCCGATAGTGTGCCAAAGGTGGTTGAGTGATATAGAAGGGGTGTTTGAGAGAACCCACTGTGACACGAATGACTTCGTGGCGTATGGCACGGGTCAACTGAGAGGTcaagcaaaagactggtgggataataagaaaaaggaaattgGTAGCGAAGAGGCAAAGGCGATGACatgggacgagtttaaggtaccattccttaaacaTCACAGTCCCAAAGCGGTTATCAATCGAATCAAAGAAGAATTTATCCAGCTTAGACAGAAGGGCAAATCTATTGATAAGATCACAGGAATCTTTCTCGACAAACTAAGGTTTTGTGATGAATTGGTGACAACCGAAGAACAGAag GCACGCACAAATGACTCATcaaagaagcaagaaggaaaAAGTAGTTCCCCAAGTTGTAAAGTATGCGGGAAAGGGCACAAGGGTGAGTGCCGGTTTAAGGACAAGCCGTGTCCTATATGTGGGAAGACAGGGCACACGGCTGCGTTGTGCCCGGGGAAAGTGTCGGTGTGTTACAAATGTTATCAGCCGGGTCACAAGAAATCCGAGTGCCCGGAGTTGATCGGAAAGAAAGATGACAAGAATACACTTAATGAGGTACCGAGAGCAAAGGCAAGATCCTTCCAGTTAACAGCAGTGGAGGCAAAAATggaacccgatgtggtctcag ATTGTAAGATAAGCATTGACGATGAGGAATATTCAATAGACTTGATTCCTATGTCAATGGGGGAATTTCATGTAGtggtcgggatggattggttatcctgA